A stretch of the Papaver somniferum cultivar HN1 chromosome 6, ASM357369v1, whole genome shotgun sequence genome encodes the following:
- the LOC113288748 gene encoding probable methyltransferase PMT27 produces MATGKLRSSKRNSSSSSSYMSTITMVVFIGLCGLGLWMLTSSSVVPPQSVHTSTNSFSRSDNHHVVNSRKDRKVPSFDDTPGDLPDDAVKEDNSNSNQEDITSNKSDDDSFMDKTHDELKLSNQEEDSKSSNEDINEQENNKDGSSSDVNEDNSSSKESAEEEQQQQKQEENQESNSAGDNDNNGNGNGNENQEISTETNTDTESKDEDQNNQEVQQSHEEQIQQDPEVITTKENTEQSTQQQDPESESKDNPNQASQQESDIDNSQQTQQSDSSSGGGDDNQTQSSEEDNNQQTQEESSTTGSDETQQQNSEPEIQEVTNDETQSQTQSSTEEDNQQQQNSDTTTSSNEETQQTQTNEEEQSQQTTESENQKQQQNSESETSTESNQEETTQSTEDKPAESNSGDSFPTGAHAGIPKESKESNRAWSTQADQSENQKERRKDGSTGNKDDGSMYGYTWELCNVTSRADYIPCLDNEKAIKMLHYTGHFEHRERHCPEDAPTCLVPIPKGYKKTMEWPTSRDKIWYHNVPHTKLAEVKGHQNWVKVTGEFLTFPGGGTQFIHGALHYIDFIQKSLPNIVWGKRTRVILDVGCGVASFGGYLFERDVLAMSFAPKDEHEAQVQFALERGIPAISAVMGSQRLPFPSRVFDLVHCARCRVPWHAEGGRLLLELNRVLRPGGYFVWSATPVYQKLPEDVEIWKAMSKLTISMCWELFTIKKDRLNSVGAAIYRKPTSNECYEQRKHNDPPMCKGDDDANAAWYVPLQACIHRVPTEEVERGAKWPEEWPARVHKPPYWLNSSQKGIYGKPAPEDFATDYEHWKRVVTKSYMTGLGISWSNVRNVMDMRAVYGGFAAALKDIKVWVMNVVNVDSPDTLPIIYERGLFGMYHDWCESFSTYPRTYDLLHADHLFSRLKKRCKLVPVIAEVDRIVRPGGKFIVRDESSVLGEIENMLKSLHWEIHLTFSKDQEGILSAQKTDWRPNTNSASS; encoded by the exons ATGGCAACGGGGAAGCTACGTTCCAGTAAGAGgaactcatcatcctcatcttcttacATGTCTACAATTACAATGGTTGTTTTTATAGGTTTATGTGGTCTTGGTTTATGGATGTTAACTTCTTCATCTGTTGTTCCTCCTCAATCTGTTCATACTTCCACTAATTCTTtctcacgttctgataaccatcaTGTTGTGAATTCAAGAAAAGATCGTAAGGTTCCCTCTTTTGATGATACTCCTGGGGATCTACCTGATGATGCTGTGAAAGAAGATAATAGTAATAGCAATCAAGAGGATATTACTAGTAATAAATCTGATGATGATTCTTTTATGGATAAGACTCATGATGAATTAAAGTTGTctaatcaagaagaggattctaAATCTAGTAACGAAGATATTAATGAACAAGAGAATAATAAAGATGGATCTAGTTCAGATGTTAATGAAGATAATTCTTCATCCAAGGAATCAGCTGAAGaagaacaacagcagcagaagcagGAGGAAAATCAAGAGAGTAATTCAGCAGGGGATAATGATAATAATGGTAATGGGAATGGTAATGAGAATCAAGAAATTTCTACAGAAACAAATACGGATACTGAATCGAAAGATGAAGATCAAAACAATCAAGAGGTGCAACAATCTCATGAAGAACAGATCCAACAAGATCCAGAGGTAATTACTACCAAAGAAAACACAGAACAGAGTACTCAACAGCAAGATCCAGAATCAGAGAGTAAGGATAATCCAAATCAGGCTTCACAACAAGAATCAGATATAGATAATTCTCAACAAACACAGCAGAGTGATTCATCATCAGGTGGTGGGGATGACAATCAAACTCAATCATCTGAAGAAGATAACAATCAGCAAACTCAAGAAGAGAGTAGTACTACTGGCAGTGATGAAACTCAACAACAGAATTCAGAGCCAGAGATCCAAgaagttacaaatgatgaaacccAATCACAAACTCAATCATCAACAGAAGAagataatcaacaacaacaaaattcagATACTACCACTTCATCGAATGAAGAAACTCAGCAGACTCAAACCAATGAAGAAGAACAATCTCAACAAACAACAGAGAGTGAAAATCAAAAACAGCAACAGAACAGTGAGAGTGAAACTAGTACTGAGTCCAACCAGGAGGAGACAACTCAAAGCACTGAAGATAAACCAGCTGAGTCCAACTCGGGTGACTCATTCCCAACTGGAGCTCATGCTGGGATACCTAAAGAGTCAAAGGAATCAAACCGGGCTTGGTCAACACAGGCAGATCAGTCAGAGAATCAAAAGGAGAGGAGGAAAGATGGATCCACCGGTAATAAAGATGATGGGAGTATGTACGGGTACACTTGGGAGTTGTGTAACGTGACGAGCCGTGCAGATTACATCCCTTGCCTAGACAATGAAAAAGCTATCAAGATGCTTCACTACACTGGACACTTTGAGCACCGAGAGAGACATTGCCCTGAAGATGCACCAACTTGTTTGGTTCCAATTCCTAAAGGCTATAAGAAAACCATGGAGTGGCCTACAAGCAGAGACAAG ATATGGTATCACAATGTTCCTCACACTAAATTGGCTGAGGTTAAGGGCCACCAGAATTGGGTGAAGGTGACTGGTGAATTCCTCACATTTCCAGGTGGTGGAACCCAGTTCATACATGGTGCATTACACTACATTGACTTCATCCAAAAG TCATTACCAAATATTGTGTGGGGAAAAAGAACTAGGGTGATACTGGATGTTGGTTGTGGAGTTGCCAGTTTTGGAGGTTACCTGTTCGAGAGGGATGTACTTGCAATGTCATTTGCACCTAAAGATGAACATGAAGCTCAAGTTCAGTTTGCTCTTGAACGAGGGATTCCTGCAATATCGGCTGTTATGGGTTCTCAACGACTTCCGTTCCCTAGCAGAGTCTTTGATCTTGTACATTGTGCTCGCTGTAGGGTACCATGGCACGCAGAAG GTGGCCGTCTTCTGTTGGAACTTAACCGTGTTCTACGCCCTGGCGGTTACTTTGTCTGGTCAGCCACTCCTGTTTACCAGAAGTTGCCTGAAGATGTTGAGATCTGGAAGG CAATGTCTAAACTTACTATATCCATGTGCTGGGAGCTCTTCACCATCAAGAAGGACAGACTGAATTCCGTTGGTGCTGCCATTTACCGCAAACCCACCTCAAATGAATGCTATGAGCAAAGAAAACATAACGATCCTCCCATGTGTAAAGGCGATGATGATGCAAACGCAGCTTG GTATGTACCTCTGCAAGCATGCATACACCGAGTACCGACTGAAGAAGTCGAGAGAGGTGCTAAGTGGCCTGAGGAATGGCCTGCTAGAGTTCACAAGCCTCCATATTGGTTAAACAGCTCTCAGAAGGGAATTTATGGGAAACCAGCTCCTGAAGACTTCGCAACAGATTATGAGCACTGGAAGAGAGTCGTAACCAAATCATATATGACCGGATTGGGCATCAGTTGGTCAAACGTGAGAAACGTTATGGATATGAGAGCTGTTTATGGAGG GTTTGCTGCAGCTCTGAAGGACATCAAAGTGTGGGTTATGAACGTAGTGAACGTTGACTCACCAGATACTCTTCCAATCATCTATGAGCGTGGTCTGTTTGGCATGTACCATGATTGGTGTGAATCCTTCAGCACATATCCCAGAACCTACGATCTCCTCCATGCTGATCACCTGTTTTCGAGGTTGAAGAAAAG ATGCAAACTTGTACCTGTGATTGCAGAGGTAGATCGAATAGTCAGGCCAGGTGGTAAATTTATTGTCCGTGATGAATCAAGTGTACTGGGGGAAATTGAAAATATGTTGAAATCTTTGCATTGGGAGATCCATTTAACATTTTCTAAAGATCAAGAAGGAATACTCAGTGCACAAAAAACCGATTGGCGGCCCAACACAAATTCAGCTTCGTCCTGA
- the LOC113288749 gene encoding monothiol glutaredoxin-S6-like: MATLMRLGRDHGSFLLILMLIYLFTSEVNQTLAFNSPSAFVQNVIYSNRIAIFSKSYCPYSIRAKRMFSELHEKPFVVELDLRDDGAEIQNVLLDLVGKRTVPQVFINGKHIGGSDDTRAALHNGELQKLLDVEMMKY; the protein is encoded by the exons ATGGCGACGCTGATGAGATTAGGTCGTGATCATGGTTCTTTTCtccttattctgatgctgatatATCTATTTACTTCTGAAGTAAATCAAACCCTGGCTTTCAACTCTCCTTCTGCTTTTGTTCAGAACGTTATCTATTCAAACAGGATCGCCATCTTCTCCAAATCCTATTGCCC GTATTCAATACGTGCTAAGCGCATGTTCAGCGAGTTACATGAAAAACCTTTTGTTGTGGAGCTTGATCTTCGAG ATGATGGAGCAGAAATCCAGAATGTTCTTCTCGATCTAGTGGGTAAGCGCACGGTACCACAAGTTTTTATCAACGGCAAGCATATTGGGGGTTCAGATG ATACCAGAGCTGCACTTCATAATGGTGAACTGCAGAAACTTCTTGACGTAGAGATGATGAAATATTAG
- the LOC113288747 gene encoding coatomer subunit alpha-1-like — translation MCASFHPKEDLVVSASLDQTVRVWDIGALKKKTVSPADDILRLSQMNTDLFGGVDAIVKYVLEGHDRGVNWASFHPSLPLIVSGADDRQVKLWRMNDTKAWEVDTLRGHMNNVSCVMFHARQDIIVSNSEDKSIRVWDVTKRTGVQTFRREHDRFWILALHPEMNLMAAGHDSGMIVFKLERERPAFSVSGDTLFYVKDRFLRLYEFSSQKDAQVIPIRRPGSNVLNQGPRTMSYSPTENAILICSDVDGGSYELYIVPKDNLGRGDTVQEAKRGLGGSAIFVARNRFAVLDKSNNQVLVKNLKNEIVKKSALPLAADAIFYAGTGNLLCRSEDRVVIFDLQQRLVLGDLQTPFVKYVIWSNDLETVALLSKHAIIIASKKLVHRCTLHETIRVKSGAWDDNGVFIYTTLNHIKYCLPNGDSGIIRTLDVPIYMTKVAGNIIHCLDRDGKSRAIAIDPTEYVFKLALLKKRYDTVMNMIKNSQLYGQAMISYLQQKGFPEVALHFVKDEKTRFNLALESGNIQVAVASAKEIDEKDHWYKLGVEALRQGNAGIVEYAYQRTKNFERLSFLYLITGNIDKLSKMLKIAEVKNDVMGQFHNALYLGDIRERVKILESAGQFPLAYITASVHGLQDVAERLAAELGDNVPSLPEGKMSSLLMPPNPIMCGGDWPLLRVMKGIFEGDNIGRVEEEEEAAVDGDWGADLDIVDPDHHMQNGDVEAVDEDGVTNEGNDEEGGWDLEDLELPPELDTPKAPGNARSAAFVCPTPGMPVSQIWVQKSSLAGEHAAAGNFDTAMRLLNRQLGINNFAPLKSMFIDLHSGSHTYVRAFASSPVIALAVERGWSESASPNVRGPPALVFKFTDLEERLQAGYKLTTNGKFTDALKLFLGILHTIPLIVVESRREVDEVKELIIITKEYVLGCQMELKRRETKDNPIRQQELAAYFTHCNLKTPHLRLALLNAMTVCYKGKNFNTAANFARRFLETNPTVENQAKTARQVLQAAERNPKDETQVNYDFRNPFVVCGATYVPIYRGQKDVACPYCCSRFVPAQDGQLCTVCDLSVVGSDASGLLCSPSQIR, via the exons ATGTGTGCATCCTTCCATCCTAAAGAGGATCTCGTTGTTTCGGCTTCCTTGGATCAGACAGTTCGTGTTTGGGATATTGGTGCATTAAAGAAAAAGACAGTGTCCCCTGCAGATGACATCTTAAGGTTAAGTCAGATGAACACTGATTTATTTGGTGGAGTTGATGCCATTGTCAAGTATGTCTTGGAAGGTCATGATCGGGGAGTCAATTGGGCTTCGTTTCATCCGAGCTTGCCTCTTATTGTTTCAGGGGCAGATGATCGTCAAGTGAAACTATGGAGAATGAATG ATACGAAGGCTTGGGAAGTGGATACATTAAGAGGACACATGAATAATGTGTCATGTGTTATGTTCCACGCTAGGCAGGACATTATTGTGTCCAATTCAGAAGACAAAAGCATCCGTGTGTGGGACGTTACGAAACGCACTGGGGTTCAGACATTCCGCAGAGAGCATGATCGGTTCTGGATACTGGCATTGCATCCCGAGATGAATCTTATGGCTGCTGGTCATGATAGTGGTATGATTGTCTTTAAGTTGGAAAGAGAGCGCCCTGCTTTTTCTGTGAGCGGCGATACTCTATTCTATGTCAAAGATCGTTTTTTGCGCTTGTATGAGTTCTCATCTCAGAAAGATGCGCAAGTTATTCCCATTAGAAGGCCTGGTTCAAATGTATTAAATCAGGGGCCGAGAACTATGTCTTATAGTCCTACTGAAAACGCCATTTTAATCTGCTCGGACGTGGATGGAGGTTCATATGAATTATATATAGTCCCCAAAGACAACTTGGGTAGAGGTGATACTGTTCAAGAGGCAAAAAGAGGACTCGGAGGATCAGCGATATTTGTGGCCCGAAACAGGTTTGCGGTTCTGGATAAGAGCaacaaccaagttttggtaaaaAACCTTAAAAATGAAATCGTGAAGAAGAGTGCTCTTCCTTTAGCCGCTGATGCGATATTTTATGCCGGAACTGGGAATTTATTGTGCAGATCAGAGGATAGAGTGGTTATTTTTGACCTCCAGCAGAGGCTAGTTCTTGGAGATCTTCAGACCCCTTTTGTTAAGTATGTAATATGGTCAAATGACTTGGAAACTGTTGCCTTGCTAAGCAAACATGCTATCATTATAGCAAGTAAGAAGCTTGTTCATCGGTGCACCCTTCATGAGACAATCCGTGTAAAGAGCGGTGCGTGGGATGACAACGGCGTTTTTATTTACACCACATTGAACCATATCAAGTATTGCCTTCCTAACGGTGATAGTGGAATCATCAGGACTCTTGACGTCCCAATTTATATGACAAAGGTTGCTGGAAATATCATCCATTGCTTGGATCGAGATGGAAAAAGCCGTGCTATTGCTATTGATCCCACAGAGTATGTCTTCAAACTCGCCCTTCTCAAGAAGAGGTACGACACGGTTATGAACATGATCAAAAATTCACAGCTCTATGGACAGGCAATGATATCCTATCTACAGCAAAAAGGTTTCCCTGAAGTTGCACTTCATTTTGTGAAAGATGAAAAAACTCGCTTTAACCTGGCATTGGAAAGTGGTAACATCCAAGTAGCAGTTGCTTCAGCAAAGGAGATTGATGAGAAAGACCACTGGTATAAGTTGGGAGTAGAAGCTCTTCGCCAGGGTAATGCTGGCATCGTGGAATATGCATATCAAAGGACAAAGAACTTTGAAAGGCTATCTTTTCTGTATCTCATCACAGGTAATATTGATAAGCTATCTAAAATGCTTAAAATCGCCGAAGTCAAGAATGATGTGATGGGCCAATTCCATAATGCCCTCTACCTGGGTGATATTCGTGAGCGGGTAAAAATCTTGGAAAGTGCTGGCCAATTCCCCCTTGCTTACATTACAGCTTCTGTTCATGGGCTGCAAGATGTTGCTGAGCGGTTAGCAGCAGAATTGGGAGATAATGTTCCCTCTTTGCCTGAGGGAAAAATGTCCTCACTTCTGATGCCTCCCAATCCCATCATGTGTGGTGGAGATTGGCCCTTGTTAAGGGTTATGAAAGGCATTTTCGAGGGTGATAATATAGGCAGagtagaagaggaagaggaagctgCAGTTGATGGTGATTGGGGTGCGGACTTGGATATTGTTGATCCTGATCATCATATGCAGAACGGGGATGTTGAAGCAGTGGATGAAGATGGGGTGACAAATGAAGGTAATGATGAGGAGGGAGGATGGGATCTTGAGGACCTTGAGCTCCCACCTGAGCTTGATACTCCAAAGGCTCCCGGCAATGCTCGCTCTGCTGCATTTGTTTGCCCGACCCCTGGTATGCCTGTGAGCCAGATCTGGGTCCAAAAATCATCTCTTGCTGGTGAGCATGCTGCAGCTGGCAATTTTGATACTGCGATGCGCTTGCTGAACCGACAACTGGGTATAAATAACTTTGCTCCTTTGAAATCCATGTTTATTGATCTGCACAGTGGAAGCCACACGTATGTCCGTGCTTTTGCTTCCTCTCCTGTAATTGCGTTAGCTGTAGAAAGAGGGTGGAGCGAGTCTGCTAGTCCTAATGTTAGGGGGCCACCCGCCCTCGTGTTTAAATTTACTGATTTAGAAGAACGGCTTCAGGCTGGTTACAAATTGACCACAAACGGGAAGTTTACGGATGCTCTAAAGCTCTTCCTTGGTATCCTGCACACCATCCCTTTGATTGTTGTGGAGTCGAGGAGGGAAGTTGATGAAGTCAAGGAGTTGATCATTATAACCAAGGAATACGTGTTGGGGTGTCAGATGGAGCTTAAGAGGAGGGAAACTAAAGATAATCCTATACGCCAGCAGGAGCTAGCTGCTTATTTCACCCACTGCAATCTTAAGACGCCTCATCTCAGACTTGCTTTGCTGAATGCAATGACTGTTTGCTACAAGGGAAAGAATTTCAACACGGCAGCCAACTTTGCCAGGCGGTTTTTGGAGACCAACCCAACAGTGGAGAATCAAGCAAAGACAGCCCGACAAGTTCTGCAAGCTGCTGAGAGGAATCCAAAGGATGAGACCCAGGTGAACTACGACTTTAGGAACCCATTTGTGGTTTGTGGGGCAACTTACGTTCCGATTTATCGCGGACAGAAAGATGTTGCATGCCCATATTGTTGTTCACGGTTTGTGCCTGCCCAGGATGGCCAGCTCTGTACTGTTTGTGATCTTTCAGTTGTTGGATCAGATGCATCTGGTCTGCTTTGTTCTCCTTCCCAAATTAGGTAG